A single region of the Aeromicrobium chenweiae genome encodes:
- a CDS encoding YihY/virulence factor BrkB family protein, translated as MSAAEARDRTAIDPDDDRKPESPADLHKRSWIYVAKKTLREFSKDQCTDLAAALTYYAVLALFPALLALVSLLGVFGQGQSTVDSLLKIVDQIGPSSAVDTLRPTIERLTSSQGAGLALVIGVLGALWSASGYVGAFGRAMNRVYEIGEGRPIWKLRPIQLLVTLVAIILVAIAALALVLTGPVAEAVGDQIGLGSTAILVWDIAKWPVVLLIVVIIVAVLYYATPNIKQPKFRWISVGAVFAIVTWIVASALFGLYVATFASYDKTYGSLAGVIVFLLWLWITNLALLFGGELDAELERGRQLQAGIAAEETIQLPPRDTRNIEKAEKKHQSDVADAREIRSDAGRDEDTRD; from the coding sequence ATGAGCGCAGCCGAGGCACGCGACCGCACAGCGATCGACCCCGACGACGACCGCAAGCCCGAATCGCCCGCGGACCTGCACAAGAGGTCCTGGATCTACGTCGCCAAGAAGACTCTCCGGGAGTTCTCGAAGGACCAGTGCACCGACCTGGCGGCCGCGCTGACCTACTACGCGGTGCTGGCCCTGTTCCCCGCGCTCCTCGCGCTGGTCTCGTTGCTCGGCGTGTTCGGCCAGGGTCAGAGCACGGTCGACTCGCTGCTGAAGATCGTCGACCAGATCGGTCCCTCCTCGGCGGTCGACACCCTCCGGCCGACCATCGAGCGGCTGACGAGCTCTCAGGGGGCCGGCCTCGCTCTGGTCATCGGCGTCCTCGGAGCGCTGTGGTCCGCGTCCGGCTACGTCGGGGCGTTCGGTCGGGCGATGAACCGGGTCTACGAGATCGGCGAGGGGCGCCCCATCTGGAAGCTGCGTCCCATCCAGCTCCTCGTGACCCTGGTCGCGATCATCCTGGTCGCGATCGCCGCGCTCGCGCTCGTGCTGACCGGCCCGGTCGCCGAGGCCGTGGGCGATCAGATCGGGCTGGGCTCGACGGCGATCCTCGTGTGGGACATCGCCAAGTGGCCGGTCGTCCTGCTGATCGTCGTGATCATCGTCGCCGTGCTGTACTACGCCACCCCGAACATCAAGCAGCCGAAGTTCCGTTGGATCAGCGTCGGCGCGGTCTTCGCGATCGTCACGTGGATCGTGGCATCGGCACTGTTCGGTCTCTACGTCGCGACCTTCGCGAGCTACGACAAGACGTACGGCTCGCTGGCCGGGGTCATCGTGTTCCTGCTGTGGTTGTGGATCACCAACCTGGCGCTCCTCTTCGGCGGCGAGCTCGACGCCGAGCTCGAGCGGGGCCGACAGCTCCAGGCGGGCATCGCCGCGGAGGAGACGATCCAGCTGCCGCCGCGCGACACCCGGAACATCGAGAAGGCGGAGAAGAAGCACCAGTCCGACGTCGCCGACGCCCGCGAGATCCGCTCGGACGCCGGACGCGACGAGGACACCCGCGACTGA
- a CDS encoding FAD-dependent oxidoreductase, which produces MKPATSSTTSLWLDRPEPIADEPLPAGDHLDDIVVGAGITGLTTALLLARAGRRVAVLEAGVVGSLASGNTTAKVSLLQGTKMSTMLRYQSQDVARAYIEGSLEGQQWMLRFCDDHDVPYQVRDAVTYASSPEQAATVTQELEATQAVGLPTFAMANLDVPFPSFGAVVLRDQAQIDPLDLLSALVEQIRSHGGSVHQGVRVMDVSWSGRRTVTLEDGSTLHADTVVLATGYPILDRSLYFAKLEPTRSYALAYDAPAETIPDGMYLSAGSPSRSVRDVPTADGGRKLLIGGAGHPVGRTSSERAKVDQLREWTARHFPGAVETHAWSAQDYQSHDTVPYIGPMPRGGGSVFVATGFDKWGMTSGIMAARSISAQILDEQPSWQKVMSTRVTRPSGAAHLGVINAKVAAAAATAAVSAETRTAPAQPAEGEGAVGRRGIVPVGTSTVNGTTCAVRAICTHLGGVLTWNDNEKTYDCPLHSSRFAADGTVIEGPAVRPLKRLETEEEPS; this is translated from the coding sequence ATGAAGCCGGCCACGAGCTCGACGACCTCGTTGTGGCTGGACCGTCCCGAGCCGATCGCGGACGAGCCCCTGCCGGCCGGCGACCATCTCGACGACATCGTCGTCGGTGCAGGCATCACCGGCCTGACCACGGCGCTGCTGCTCGCACGGGCAGGCCGGCGGGTCGCGGTGCTCGAGGCGGGAGTGGTCGGTTCGCTCGCATCGGGCAACACCACGGCCAAGGTCTCGCTGCTGCAGGGCACCAAGATGTCGACGATGCTGCGGTACCAGTCGCAGGACGTCGCGCGTGCGTACATCGAGGGCAGCCTCGAGGGACAGCAGTGGATGCTGCGCTTCTGCGACGACCACGACGTGCCCTACCAGGTGCGGGACGCGGTGACGTACGCGTCGTCGCCCGAGCAGGCGGCCACGGTCACCCAGGAGCTGGAGGCGACCCAGGCCGTCGGGCTGCCCACCTTCGCGATGGCGAACCTCGACGTCCCGTTCCCGAGCTTCGGCGCGGTCGTGCTGCGCGACCAGGCGCAGATCGACCCCCTCGACCTGCTCTCCGCGCTCGTCGAGCAGATCCGCTCCCACGGCGGATCGGTGCACCAGGGCGTACGCGTCATGGACGTGTCGTGGTCCGGTCGGCGCACCGTGACGCTGGAGGACGGTTCGACGCTGCACGCCGACACGGTGGTGCTCGCCACCGGCTACCCGATCCTGGACCGGAGCCTCTACTTCGCCAAGCTCGAGCCGACACGCTCGTACGCCCTCGCGTACGACGCGCCGGCGGAGACGATCCCGGACGGGATGTACCTCTCAGCAGGATCGCCCAGCAGGTCCGTCCGGGACGTCCCGACCGCGGACGGGGGGCGCAAGCTGCTGATCGGCGGCGCCGGTCACCCGGTGGGCCGCACGTCGTCGGAGCGGGCGAAGGTCGACCAGCTGCGGGAGTGGACGGCGCGCCACTTCCCCGGAGCGGTCGAGACCCACGCATGGTCCGCGCAGGACTACCAGTCGCACGACACCGTGCCCTACATCGGACCGATGCCCCGCGGTGGTGGCAGCGTCTTCGTCGCCACGGGGTTCGACAAGTGGGGCATGACGTCCGGCATCATGGCCGCCCGCAGCATCTCGGCGCAGATCCTGGACGAGCAGCCGAGCTGGCAGAAGGTCATGAGCACCCGCGTCACGCGTCCCTCGGGCGCCGCCCACCTGGGCGTGATCAACGCCAAGGTGGCGGCCGCCGCCGCGACGGCCGCCGTGAGCGCAGAGACGCGCACGGCACCGGCGCAGCCCGCCGAGGGTGAGGGCGCCGTCGGCCGCCGGGGGATCGTGCCGGTGGGGACCTCGACCGTGAACGGGACGACGTGCGCGGTGCGCGCGATCTGCACGCACCTGGGCGGCGTGCTCACCTGGAACGACAACGAGAAGACGTACGACTGCCCGCTGCACTCATCGCGCTTCGCCGCCGACGGCACCGTGATCGAGGGGCCCGCCGTCCGTCCGCTCAAGCGTCTCGAGACCGAGGAGGAGCCGTCATGA
- a CDS encoding Hsp20/alpha crystallin family protein, translating to MTFDPFSGLDRLAQDLTTQLRTGPRAVPVDLFKEGDRYVLSADLPGVDPGSIDIDLDGHLLTIRAERTAAAHEGVQWITRERRPGSYLRQFTLGEGVDTERISANYDNGVLSVVIPLVERAKPRKIQVGSADEQTSISA from the coding sequence ATGACTTTTGATCCTTTCAGCGGCCTCGACCGCCTGGCGCAGGACCTGACGACGCAGCTGCGCACCGGCCCGCGCGCCGTGCCGGTCGACCTGTTCAAGGAGGGCGATCGCTACGTCCTGAGCGCCGACCTGCCGGGCGTCGACCCGGGGTCGATCGACATCGACCTCGACGGGCACCTGCTGACCATCCGCGCCGAGCGCACCGCCGCGGCGCACGAGGGCGTCCAGTGGATCACCCGTGAGCGCCGTCCCGGCAGCTACCTGCGTCAGTTCACCCTCGGCGAGGGCGTGGACACCGAGCGCATCTCGGCGAACTACGACAACGGGGTGCTGTCCGTGGTCATCCCGCTCGTCGAGCGGGCCAAGCCGCGCAAGATCCAGGTCGGGTCCGCCGACGAGCAGACCTCGATCTCCGCGTAG
- a CDS encoding SDR family oxidoreductase: MTDSPAQDLPGHESDLQPTADHGEHSYRGTGRLLGKVAIITGADSGIGKAVAIAYAREGADVVIGYLSEDDDAADTQQWVERAGRTAILVKGDLVDPAHCRAMVAQTVEHFGRVDVLVNNAAVQMYRKTFEEIPDEEWDRIIATNLSAMFHLVKASLPHMPHGSSIIGTSSINSDMPMPELIPYDVTKAGIANMTAGLAQLLADRGIRANSVAPGPIWTPLIPTTMPPDVVDEFDEMSPIGRAGQPAELAPVYVMLASDEASYVSGARIAVTGGMPIL, from the coding sequence ATGACCGACTCGCCAGCCCAGGACCTGCCCGGCCACGAGAGCGATCTGCAGCCCACCGCCGACCACGGCGAGCACTCCTACCGGGGCACCGGTCGCCTGCTCGGCAAGGTGGCGATCATCACCGGGGCCGACAGCGGCATTGGCAAGGCCGTGGCCATCGCGTACGCCCGCGAGGGTGCGGACGTCGTGATCGGCTACCTCAGCGAGGACGACGACGCCGCCGACACCCAGCAGTGGGTCGAGCGGGCAGGACGTACGGCGATCCTGGTCAAGGGAGATCTCGTCGACCCCGCGCACTGTCGTGCCATGGTGGCCCAGACGGTGGAGCACTTCGGGCGGGTCGACGTGCTGGTCAACAATGCCGCGGTCCAGATGTACCGAAAGACGTTCGAGGAGATCCCCGACGAGGAGTGGGACCGCATCATCGCGACCAACCTGAGCGCGATGTTCCACCTCGTGAAGGCGTCCCTGCCGCACATGCCGCACGGCTCGTCCATCATCGGCACGTCGTCGATCAACTCCGACATGCCGATGCCCGAGCTGATCCCGTACGACGTCACGAAGGCCGGCATCGCCAACATGACGGCCGGCCTGGCGCAGCTGCTCGCCGATCGGGGCATCCGTGCCAACAGCGTCGCCCCCGGACCCATCTGGACGCCGCTGATCCCCACCACGATGCCGCCCGACGTCGTGGACGAGTTCGACGAGATGTCCCCGATCGGCCGCGCGGGGCAGCCGGCCGAGCTGGCCCCGGTCTACGTGATGCTGGCCTCCGACGAGGCGTCGTACGTCTCGGGGGCGCGCATCGCCGTGACGGGTGGCATGCCTATCCTGTGA